From Miscanthus floridulus cultivar M001 chromosome 15, ASM1932011v1, whole genome shotgun sequence, the proteins below share one genomic window:
- the LOC136507989 gene encoding syntaxin-111-like has product MNGLMTDSFVAAAAKAQQGGAAAAAPAGGGDDPELGAFLAEADAAKTEMAALRDELSHLRSAHEASKKAVAGAGEARAATQSALVRLLGSARRLRARLASMDRRAPAPAAQAAAGLSRRVRDLTADVQALRRQVSAERRSDAARRYLAVAGDAPTEEQLDRLLASSTDDGSVSSDAAMRAALLSAAGAEQDEAAKEVAEVERGLVELQQLFLDMAALVEVQGAPLDDIERQVGAAAGDVAAAEAELSEARRLRGAARRRRVCLAGGIAALLLVGIAVAVVVALVLVRRGGGGKLVLQLAAALPAR; this is encoded by the coding sequence ATGAACGGCCTCATGACTGACTCCTTCGTCGCCGCCGCGGCCAAGGCGCAACAGGgcggcgcggccgcggccgcccccgccggcggcggcgacgacccgGAGCTCGGCGCGTTCCTGGCCGAGGCGGACGCGGCAAAGACCGAGATGGCCGCGCTGCGCGACGAGCTGTCCCACCTCCGATCCGCGCACGAGGCGTCCAAGAAAGCCGTGGCGGGCGCCGGCGAGGCGCGCGCCGCCACGCAGTCGGCGCTCGTCCGCCTCCTCGGTTCCGCGCGGCGCCTCCGCGCGCGCCTCGCCTCCATGGACCGGCGCGCCCCGGCCCCCGCGGCGCAGGCCGCGGCGGGTCTCAGCCGCCGCGTGCGCGACCTCACCGCGGACGTGCAGGCGCTCCGGCGGCAGGTCTCCGCGGAGCGCCGGAGCGACGCGGCCCGCCGGTACCTCGCCGTGGCCGGGGACGCGCCGACCGAGGAGCAGCTGGACCGCCTCCTGGCCAGCAGCACCGATGACGGTTCTGTTTCCTCCGACGCGGCGATGCGGGCGGCGCTGCTGTCTGCCGCAGGCGCGGAGCAGGATGAGGCCGCGAAGGAGGTGGCGGAGGTGGAGCGCGGCCTCGTGGAGCTCCAGCAGCTGTTCCTGGACATGGCCGCGCTCGTGGAGGTCCAGGGCGCGCCGCTGGACGACATCGAGCGGCAGGTGGGCGCGGCGGCCGGCGACGTGGCCGCGGCCGAAGCGGAGCTTAGCGAGGCCCGGCGGCTgcggggcgcggcgcggcggaGGCGCGTTTGCCTGGCCGGCGGAATCGCGGCGCTGCTGCTCGTCGGCattgccgtcgccgtcgtggtggCCCTCGTGCTCGTGCGCAGGGGCGGCGGCGGGAAGCTTGTGCTGCAGCTCGCCGCGGCCTTGCCCGCGCGGTGA
- the LOC136507990 gene encoding probable thiamine biosynthetic bifunctional enzyme, chloroplastic, which produces MASVPPLPAALAPYRPSDAAVLLFRSPSFSPFSSATRPRRFPAVASAREMPWPHVLTVAGSDSGAGAGIQADIKACAALGAYCSSVITAVTAQNTVCVQGVHAVPEEFVGEQLRSVLSDMSVDVVKTGMLPSAGVVKVLCESLRKFPVKALVVDPVMVSTSGDTLSGPSTLATYRDELFSMADIVTPNVKEASKLLGDVSLHTISDMRNAAESIYKLGPKYVLVKGGDMPDSSDAIDVLFDGKEFIELRGLRIKTRNTHGTGCTLASCIAAELAKGATMLHAVQVAKKFVESALYHSKDLVIGNGPQGPFDHLFELKSPLYKMGSLQKFNPDDLFLYAVTASGMNKKWGRSIKDDVKAAIEGGATIVQLREKDTETREFLEAAKACVEICKSSGVLLLINDRIDVALACNADGVHVGQSDMPAWEVRELLGPGKIIGVSCKTPAQAEQAWKDGANYIGCGGVFPTSTKENNPTLGFEGLKTVCLASKLPVVAIGGINAGNAGSVMELGFPNLKGVAVVSVLFDQECVVTETRNLRSILKNACSRS; this is translated from the exons atggcGTCCGTCCCACCCCTCCCAGCGGCGCTCGCCCCATATCGCCCCTCCGACGCCGCCGTCCTTCTCTTCCGCTCCCCCTCCTTCTCGCCCTTCTCTTCGGCTACCCGGCCGCGCAGGTTCCCGGCGGTTGCGTCGGCGCGCGAGATGCCGTGGCCGCACGTGCTGACGGTGGCCGGCTCCGActccggcgccggcgcgggcATCCAGGCCGACATCAAGGCGTGCGCGGCCCTAGGAGCCTACTGCTCCTCCGTCATCACTGCCGTCACCGCGCAGAACACCGTCTGCGTCCAG GGGGTCCATGCTGTGCCGGAGGAGTTCGTGGGGGAGCAGCTCAGGTCGGTTCTCTCGGACATGTCGGTGGACGTG GTGAAAACAGGGATGCTCCCTTCAGCTGGAGTTGTTAAAGTTCTCTGCGAGAGTCTTAGGAAGTTTCCAGTCAAAG CTCTAGTGGTGGATCCGGTCATGGTGTCCACCAGTGGTGATACTCTTTCAGGACCATCTACTCTCGCTACATATAG GGATGAACTATTTTCTATGGCTGATATAGTCACTCCAAATGTGAAAGAAGCATCTAAGTTACTTGGGGATGTATCATTGCATACAATTTCTGACATGCGCAATGCAGCTGAATCCATTTACAAACTTGGTCCAAA ATATGTGCTTGTGAAAGGTGGGGATATGCCAGATTCATCAGATGCAATTGATGTATTATTTGATG GTAAGGAGTTCATTGAGCTTCGTGGTCTGCGTATAAAGACCCGTAACACACATGGAACCGGTTGCACGTTAGCTTCATGTATTGCTGCTGAATTAGCAAAAGGTGCAACAATGCTGCATGCTGTTCAG GTTGCAAAGAAATTTGTGGAATCTGCTCTTTATCACAGCAAAGATCTTGTGATTGGAAATGGACCTCAGGGACCTTTTGACCACCTCTTCGAGCTCAAGTCTCCATTATACAAGATGGGATCACTGCAAAAGTTCAATCCAGATGACCTCTTCCTGTATGCAGTGACTGCAAG TGGGATGAACAAGAAGTGGGGTCGTTCGATAAAAGATGATGTGAAAGCTGCCATTGAAGGTGGCGCTACCATTGTCCAATTGAG AGAAAAAGACACCGAGACACGGGAGTTCTTGGAAGCTGCCAAGGCTTGTGTGGAAATCTGCAAGTCTAGTGGAGTGCTGCTACTGATCAATGACCGCATAGATGTCGCTCTGGCATGCAACGCAGATGGCGTCCATGTTGGTCAATCAGACATGCCAGCATGGGAAGTACGAGAACTCCTAGGACCTGGAAAAATCATTGGCGTCTCATGTAAAACCCCGGCCCAGGCCGAGCAGGCATGGAAGGATGGTGCAAATTACATCGGCTGTGGTGGTGTCTTCCCAACCTCAACGAAGGAGAACAATCCCACCTTAGGGTTTGAGGGCTTGAAGACCGTCTGCTTGGCTTCGAAGCTACCTGTGGTGGCCATCGGCGGCATCAATGCTGGAAATGCAGGTTCGGTAATGGAGCTTGGGTTCCCAAATCTGAAAGGTGTGGCCGTGGTCTCTGTTCTGTTTGACCAGGAATGTGTCGTGACTGAGACAAGAAACCTCAGATCCATCCTGAAGAATGCTTGCTCCAGATCTTAG